Proteins from a single region of Enoplosus armatus isolate fEnoArm2 chromosome 6, fEnoArm2.hap1, whole genome shotgun sequence:
- the gtf3c6 gene encoding general transcription factor 3C polypeptide 6: MEDEWEEEEQLVVVELSGIINNDFLSKCRGTCKILDIDSEKPMMQVGQYVFAGEYEDAFGTCVLFEEGPQKGKADSGPELKYMCHTVKKLMMQRIFLTEKKEGETSTGSGDSGEQPNQEENANQQQETEVDMDNADLEDSAES, translated from the exons gaGCAGCTTGTTGTGGTGGAGCTCTCTGGTATAATCAACAATGACTTTCTGTCCAAGTGTCGGGGCACGTGCAAGATACTG GATATTGACAGCGAGAAGCCAATGATGCAGGTTGGACAATATGTGTTTGCAGGGGAATATGAAG ATGCTTTTGGAACTTGTGTGCTGTTCGAGGAGGGACCGCAGAAAG GAAAAGCAGACAGTGGTCCAGAGCTCAAGTACATGTGCCACACAGTGAAGAAACTGATGATGCAACGAATCTTCCTCACTGAGAAGAAAGAGGGTGAAACCAGCACAG GAAGTGGTGATAGTGGGGAACAGCCCAATCAAGAAGAAAATGCCAACCAACAGCAAGAGACAGAAGTAGATATGGACAACGCAGATTTGGAAGACTCAGCAGAGAGCTGA
- the LOC139287191 gene encoding cadherin-related family member 5, with product MALIELKLSLFQAKALVCSLLVLLCLHTATGMSGWGGCLDGQDVFATIRENSHSGEIVAELLADTTMEGVHWSLDGKDADWFFLDERNIRLNTSADKVLDREAQGPVLMAELSCYEEDTLQSVYRIMVEILNENDNSPVFAEDTLQSVIISELTPVNTVVFTVQATDADNNKIIYSIDQTSPDAEYFKVDLPNSGEVILSKPLDYETKTLLTVTIHASEMSTAERYNTSTNITITVLDGDDQYPQFLPCMLLFQDETSRICTSPVYTVNVTEGEEDIVLDFSPGPIHAVDGDRGLSSPVSYAILSGDDDGRFLMDRVTGEVKLIRGVTDRLTTPALHLQVMAYQDDDPRKYSVATVSVQVLAVNQFYPEFDMTEYQGFVTAGNSPASLVNTYGSKPLMLHVQDKDFNQGSNPMIYCTFSPSSNHTDIYQITQEGLLIAKSDQLKPKQKHVLEVMAIDQESGDVTFATIVVEVLSEGQSIPLSPLGDGRLTGCTVGKALFLTMVFMTVLGCILSVVMWLKKKHKGKRDPLERGCVAQGKHPNVSLRWFQLVGHGSAMPNIAEEPYNNEEYGTCNPSFSFPNTPGIYTHQELPSCRGPVPPRTAAAPDTSFIPTETLHSPAPFNNNVSTPTKSSSSSPTFHPATVDVSPTHMAQDAAPPKENPDSPTETSLDPTEALSNNSPSPATRDATNTPLFTCPDSQTTQTTTSDDPADLVTSPSSQSSIPCSHTRIASAEIDKPFRKPRVKTPPYSPLQSSSLPKQMSTPPPTPEQAPLKAKLVHIDTSPLDTPPATPERTSMTLSTEVDQPSTSLDQPDQSEHPDGAADAGSPSQDRRPSTNSGNTRDGHPLGDEDDGFLGDEDADKNSEDELEPDEEELLRVMARCNPIFITFSK from the exons ATGGCCCTCATTGAGCTGAAATTGAGTTTGTTTCAGGCCAAGGCTCTAGTCTGCTCACTGCTGGTCCTCCtatgtctgcacacagccaCAG GAATGTCAGGGTGGGGTGGATGTTTGGATGGTCAGGATGTATTCGCAACAATCAGAGAAAACAGCCATTCGGGAGAAATCGTTGCTGAACTCTTGGCTGACACCACAATGGAGGGGGTTCACTGGAGCCTGGATGGAAAGGATGCTGACTGGTTCTTCTTGGATGAAAGAAACATCCGGCTGAACACATCAGCTGACAAAGTCCTCGACCGAGAG GCCCAGGGTCCTGTCCTCATGGCTGAGTTGTCGTGTTATGAGGAGGACACACTTCAG aGTGTGTACAGGATCATGGTGGAGATTCTCAATGAGAATGATAACTCCCCTGTGTTTGCAGAAGACACTCTCCAGTCTGTTATTATTAGTGAG ctcACTCCAGTGAATACTGTGGTCTTTACTGTCCAGGCCACAGACGCAGATAACAACAAGATAATTTACTCCATTGACCAGACATCA ccTGATGCAGAGTACTTCAAGGTTGATCTCCCCAACAGTGGAGAGGTGATCCTGTCCAAGCCTCTAGACTATGAAACCAAAACCCTGCTTACTGTCACCATCCACGCCTCT GAAATGAGCACTGCTGAGCGCTACAATACCAGcaccaacatcaccatcacCGTCCTGGATGGAGATGATCAGTACCCACAGTTCCTGCCCTGCATGCTGCTTTTCCAGGATGAGACCAGTCGCATCTGCACCAGCCCTGTGTACACAGTCAATGTCACAGAGGGGGAAGAA GACATTGTGCTGGACTTCTCTCCTGGTCCCATTCATGCAgtggatggagacagaggactCAGCTCTCCAGTCAGCTATGCCATTCTCTCAG GAGACGATGATGGGcgtttcctgatggacagggTGACGGGGGAGGTGAAGCTGATTCGGGGGGTTACAGACAGACTCACAACTCCAGCGCTGCATCTACAGGTCATG GCGTATCAGGACGACGACCCAAGGAAGTATTCTGTTGCTACAGTGTCGGTCCAAGTTCTGGCTGTGAACCAGTTTTATCCAGAGTTTGACATGACTGAATATCAAGGCTTTGTAACTGCAGGAAATAGCCCTGCCTCTCTGGTCAACACCTATGGCAGCAAACCACTGATGTTACATGTACAAGATAAAGACTTCAACCAA GGTTCCAATCCCATGATCTACTGCACCTTCAGTCCTTCATCCAATCACACAGACATCTACCAAATCACACAGGAGGGGCTTCTGATCGCCAAGAGCGATCAActcaaaccaaaacagaaacacgTTCTAGAG GTAATGGCTATAGACCAAGAGTCGGGTGATGTCACCTTTGCTACCATAGTGGTGGAGGTGTTATCTGAAGGACAATCAA TCCCTCTTAGTCCACTGGGAGATGGCCGTCTGACAGGCTGTACTGTGGGCAAAGCCTTGTTCCTGACGATGGTGTTCATGACTGTACTTGGATGTATCCTGTCTGTGGTGATGTGgctgaagaagaaacacaaggGAAAGAGGGACCCGCTGGAGAGAGGCTGTGTGGCCCAGGGCAAGCACCCCAATGTG AGCTTACGGTGGTTCCAATTG GTGGGTCATGGTAGCGCCATGCCGAACATAGCGGAAGAACCCTACAACAATGAAGAATATGGAACTTGTAATCCTTCCTTCAGCTTCCCAAACACACCTGGCATCTACACCCACCAAGAACTACCCTCCTGCCGAGGACCCGTTCCACCCAGAACGGCTGCTGCACCCGACACCAGCTTCATCCCCACTGAAACTCTGCACAGCCCTGCGCCCTTCAATAATAATGTCTCTACACCAACCAAAAGCTCCTCTAGTTCACCCACCTTTCACCCAGCCACTGTGGATGTGAGCCCCACACATATGGCTCAAGATGCTGCTCCACCCAAAGAAAACCCTGATTCACCAACTGAAACTTCCCTGGACCCTACTGAGGCACTATCTAACAACAGTCCTAGCCCTGCAACCCGTGATGCCACTAACACCCCACTGTTCACCTGTCCTGATTCACAAACTACACAAACCACCACCAGCGATGACCCTGCTGACCTTGTCACCAGCCCCTCTTCTCAATCCAGTATTCCATGCAGTCATACCCGAATTGCTTCAGCAGAAATAGATAAACCCTTCCGAAAACCTCGTGTGAAGACACCCCCATATTCACCTTTACAGTCCTCATCCCTCCCCAAGCAGATGAgcacacccccacccaccccagaGCAAGCACCTCTAAAAGCCAAGCTGGTACACATAGATACGTCTCCCCTTGATACACCTCCAGCAACACCAGAGCGAACATCGATGACTCTAAGCACAGAGGTAGACCAACCCTCCACATCGCTGGACCAACCAGACCAATCAGAACACCCAGATGGGGCAGCAGACGCCGGTAGTCCGTCTCAGGACAGAAGGCCGTCGACAAACTCAGGAAACACACGGGATGGCCACCCGCTGGGGGATGAGGATGATGGTTTTCTGGGAGATGAAGACGCAGACAAGAACAGTGAGGATGAGTTAGAGCCAGACGAAGAAGAGCTGCTGAGAGTGATGGCTCGTTGTAATCCCATTTTTATCACCTTTAGTAAGTGA
- the calub gene encoding calumenin-B, producing the protein MELRPLVMCFALCVVYATSKPTEKKDRVHHDEPLSNREHDDAEGFDYDHEAFLGQEEAKTFDQLTPEESKERLGMLVERIDDDKDGYVTVEEMKKWIKHAQKRWIYDDVDRQWKSHDLNGDEVVSWEEYKNATYGYILDDPDPDDGFSYRQMMARDERRFQMADQDGDLKANKEEFTAFLHPEEYDHMKDIVVLETMEDIDKNGDGLIDLDEYIGDMYNQEGDSTEPEWVKTEREQFTEFRDKNKDGKMDKEETRDWILPSDYDHADAEAKHLVYESDADKDGRLTKAEIVDKYDLFVGSQATDFGEALTRHDEF; encoded by the exons ATGGAGCTGCGACCACTTGTCATGTGCTTTGCCCTCTGTGTGGTTTACGCCACCAGCAAACCCACAGAGAAGAAGGACCGTGTTCACCATGATGAACCCCTCAGCAACCGAGAGCACGACGATGCAGAGGGCTTTGACTATGACCATGAAGCCTTCCTGGGACAAGAGGAGGCCAAGACCTTCGACCAGCTCACACCAGAGGAGAGCAAGGAGAGACTCGG CATGTTGGTTGAACGTATAGATGACGATAAGGATGGCTATGTGACGgttgaggagatgaagaagtgGATCAAGCACGCTCAGAAGAGGTGGATCTACGATGATGTGGATCGACAGTGGAAGAGTCATGACCTCAATGGGGATGAAGTGGTGTCCTGGGAGGAGTACAAGAACGCCACATATGGATACATTCTTG ATGACCCCGACCCCGATGATGGCTTCAGCTACAGGCAGATGATGGCTCGCGATGAGAGGAGATTCCAAATGGCCGACCAAGACGGTGACCTGAAAGCCAACAAGGAGGAGTTCACAGCCTTCCTTCACCCCGAGGAGTACGACCACATGAAAGACATCGTAGTGCTG GAAACTATGGAAGACATTGACAAGAATGGAGATGGCTTAATTGATTTAGACGAGTACATAG GTGACATGTACAACCAGGAGGGAGACTCCACAGAACCCGAGTgggtgaagacagagagggaacagtTTACTGAAttcagagacaaaaataaagacgGGAAGATGGACAAGGAGGAGACCAGAGACTGGATCCTGCCCAGTGACTACGACCATGCTGACGCCGAGGCCAAGCATCTGGTCTATGAGTCAGATGCAGACAAA GATGGCCGTCTGACCAAAGCAGAAATCGTGGACAAGTACGACCTGTTCGTGGGCAGCCAGGCGACCGACTTCGGAGAGGCTCTGACTCGACACGACGAGTTCTAA